Proteins encoded together in one Corynebacterium liangguodongii window:
- a CDS encoding RNase H family protein — MTRVMLSAKPTAAIHSTANRAGDELFVTAAVDGEIVYSASRPMASRVDALGALVDAFIETWKHQSGGMILYMGDTTVRRLLADAVGSHPGLDLRSVVTGPRLKATGEAARAAHTPLGYDPCPPQVPRWKSHRVYAADASKQRGDNRIGIAYVGSTHRVRVGHVRADTIAEGEFAAVSLVLSSLLESRTAREVDILTDSLEAARKPSSESPVWKGRTFERECLRKLDNVQACGITVRVSWVRGHAGNPLNELADRAAVAARRCTQWKQSPNQHVASIRTDLRALLASTDPATFVPSESLPGWARPGASAHA; from the coding sequence GTGACACGCGTGATGCTCTCCGCGAAGCCGACTGCCGCCATACACTCCACCGCCAACCGCGCTGGTGACGAACTGTTCGTCACTGCAGCCGTCGACGGGGAAATCGTCTACTCGGCGAGCCGGCCGATGGCCTCGCGTGTCGACGCACTGGGAGCCCTCGTCGATGCCTTCATTGAGACGTGGAAGCACCAAAGCGGCGGCATGATCCTCTATATGGGAGACACGACGGTTCGCCGCCTGCTTGCCGACGCCGTAGGGAGCCACCCCGGACTCGACCTCCGCAGCGTTGTCACCGGCCCCCGACTCAAGGCCACGGGGGAGGCGGCCCGCGCCGCCCACACCCCGCTCGGGTACGATCCCTGCCCGCCTCAGGTCCCCCGCTGGAAATCGCACCGCGTCTACGCCGCAGACGCCTCCAAGCAACGAGGCGACAACCGCATCGGCATCGCCTACGTCGGCTCCACACACAGGGTCCGGGTCGGGCATGTCCGTGCCGACACCATCGCCGAGGGCGAATTCGCCGCCGTCTCCCTCGTCCTCAGCAGCCTGCTCGAGAGTCGCACTGCGCGCGAGGTGGACATCCTCACCGATTCCCTGGAGGCCGCGCGCAAGCCAAGCTCCGAGAGCCCAGTCTGGAAAGGGCGCACCTTTGAGAGGGAGTGCCTGCGCAAGCTAGACAACGTTCAGGCGTGCGGCATCACCGTCCGAGTGAGCTGGGTGCGCGGGCACGCTGGCAACCCCCTCAACGAGCTGGCGGATCGCGCCGCAGTTGCCGCGCGCCGTTGCACCCAGTGGAAGCAGTCGCCCAACCAGCACGTGGCCAGCATCAGAACCGACCTGCGGGCCCTCCTCGCCTCAACCGACCCGGCCACCTTCGTCCCCAGCGAATCCCTGCCGGGGTGGGCGCGACCGGGCGCCTCCGCGCATGCCTAG
- a CDS encoding polysaccharide deacetylase family protein, with amino-acid sequence MPVPHRRGAADPAPLMSRRDVLAAGIVGTAGLLASCAAPKKPPAAPESSAPVPTSTVVGVAKPAPAEIAARYAHAEPQGWGLDLPGIVQSTPNPRSIALTFDACGGPQGSLIDDPLLATLTEHNVPATLFWNKRWIEANPQRAREIAGNPLFQIENHGTAHKPLSVNGRAAYGIPGTASAAEVVEEIEGNRQFMRDFLGVESNWFRSGTAHYDDVAVRIAGDLGVSIAGFAVNGDAGATLPRPVVEQNLLGSTPGAIVIMHMNQPGGGTAAGVSAAIEQLRAAGYTFTKLGAAPL; translated from the coding sequence ATGCCAGTGCCTCACCGCCGCGGGGCAGCGGATCCCGCCCCGCTCATGAGCCGCCGTGACGTCCTCGCCGCCGGGATTGTGGGAACCGCGGGGCTGCTCGCGTCGTGCGCGGCGCCGAAAAAGCCTCCCGCCGCTCCTGAGAGTTCGGCTCCGGTTCCCACGTCGACGGTGGTGGGCGTCGCCAAGCCTGCTCCAGCGGAGATCGCGGCGCGCTACGCGCACGCCGAGCCGCAGGGGTGGGGCCTTGACCTGCCGGGAATCGTGCAAAGCACGCCGAACCCGAGGAGCATCGCGCTCACGTTCGACGCGTGCGGCGGGCCGCAGGGCTCGCTTATCGACGACCCCCTCCTCGCCACCCTCACCGAGCACAACGTCCCGGCGACACTGTTTTGGAACAAGCGCTGGATCGAGGCCAACCCGCAGCGCGCCCGGGAGATCGCGGGCAATCCGCTCTTCCAGATCGAAAACCACGGCACCGCGCACAAGCCGCTCTCGGTCAACGGCCGCGCCGCCTACGGCATCCCCGGCACCGCCAGCGCCGCCGAGGTCGTCGAGGAGATCGAGGGAAACCGCCAGTTCATGCGGGATTTCCTTGGCGTGGAGTCGAACTGGTTCCGCTCGGGTACCGCCCACTACGACGACGTGGCGGTGCGCATCGCGGGGGACCTCGGCGTTTCCATCGCCGGCTTTGCGGTCAACGGCGACGCGGGCGCGACGCTGCCTCGCCCGGTTGTGGAGCAGAACCTTCTCGGCTCTACCCCTGGGGCGATTGTGATCATGCACATGAACCAGCCCGGGGGTGGCACTGCCGCGGGGGTGAGCGCGGCCATTGAGCAGCTGCGCGCGGCGGGCTACACCTTTACGAAGCTCGGCGCCGCACCGTTGTAG
- a CDS encoding ImmA/IrrE family metallo-endopeptidase, translating into MSLDSFDAHLADLLTRIQDADEATRSYMTLLESVAKPTRTLSPFNSMLVQLQRPGAHHALSRTEWEKYARRPRHATPAIMILKPFGPVEPVFEFSDTEPIPGREDEAIDLTPPFELVKASADPAPYVNKLLDHACHIGIDPVASHLGDALAGDARRINRGVKVVHRQRNEHHFTLRFLVRYNQRHSPAAQFQTLAHEYAHVLLGHLGPLDSDAPDNEWNAETRSRTHLPRAIAELEAESVAYLVCMTHGVDGNSAAYLRGYVGSALDGKTTWPRAMSIMKIAQSANTITQLLGDYADITPRRSIRTVHPNGTTPFSVVGAPGRQETLFRAS; encoded by the coding sequence ATGAGCCTTGATTCCTTCGACGCACACCTCGCAGACCTGCTGACCAGGATCCAGGATGCCGATGAGGCAACCAGGTCGTACATGACTCTCCTGGAATCCGTTGCCAAGCCGACCCGAACCCTCTCCCCGTTTAACTCGATGCTGGTGCAGCTGCAGCGGCCCGGCGCGCACCACGCCCTCAGCCGCACGGAGTGGGAAAAGTATGCGCGGCGCCCGCGGCACGCTACGCCGGCGATCATGATCCTCAAACCGTTCGGCCCGGTCGAGCCCGTCTTCGAATTCAGCGATACGGAGCCGATCCCGGGTCGCGAGGACGAGGCTATCGACCTGACCCCGCCGTTCGAGCTTGTGAAGGCCTCCGCGGACCCAGCTCCCTACGTGAACAAGCTGCTCGACCACGCCTGCCACATCGGGATCGATCCGGTAGCATCCCATCTTGGCGACGCCTTAGCTGGCGACGCGCGCCGCATCAACCGCGGCGTCAAAGTCGTACATAGGCAGCGAAACGAGCACCACTTCACCCTGCGGTTCCTCGTGCGCTACAACCAGCGGCACTCGCCCGCGGCGCAATTCCAGACGCTCGCCCACGAATACGCTCACGTGCTCCTTGGCCACCTGGGCCCGCTCGACTCGGATGCCCCCGATAACGAGTGGAACGCCGAGACGCGGTCGCGCACGCACCTTCCCCGGGCCATTGCCGAGCTGGAGGCTGAATCCGTCGCGTACCTGGTGTGCATGACTCACGGCGTCGACGGCAACTCCGCGGCCTACCTGCGCGGTTATGTCGGAAGCGCGCTCGACGGCAAGACGACGTGGCCGCGCGCGATGTCGATTATGAAGATCGCGCAGTCCGCCAATACGATTACCCAGCTTCTTGGCGACTACGCCGACATCACGCCGCGCAGGTCGATCCGCACCGTCCACCCCAACGGCACGACCCCGTTTTCCGTTGTCGGAGCCCCCGGCCGCCAGGAAACGCTCTTCCGCGCCTCGTGA
- a CDS encoding alcohol dehydrogenase catalytic domain-containing protein, with the protein MPDTMKAARMHIDGDVRELRIDEIAIPEPGPGEVLVKVKAAGVCLSDVHLLDGSLTPPHLEGNVVTLGHETAGVVAALGEGVTCCKEGDRVVLRSGYRSADGKTYGYGIDFDGGWAEYIVAKASVAIELPDSVPFDVAAIVPDAISTPWSAIEYTAQVSAGKAVGVWGVGGLGAHAIKLLISKGAKPILAIDPSEAARKRAEEYGVDLAIDSSVENFAEIVSEATGGNFLDFAFDFAGVPPVRKQALEVLGTGGALVLAGISGKEVVIPNDLEFQMKKQSVLGHYGSQPGSVSDIIEMLKNGVVNFDDSVTETLPLTEAQTAVEHLEKKVGNPIRIVLHPED; encoded by the coding sequence ATGCCTGACACCATGAAAGCCGCTCGGATGCATATCGACGGGGACGTTCGAGAACTCCGGATTGATGAAATTGCTATTCCTGAGCCGGGGCCCGGCGAAGTTCTGGTCAAGGTTAAGGCCGCCGGAGTTTGCCTTTCGGACGTGCACCTGCTCGACGGTTCTCTCACTCCGCCCCACCTGGAGGGCAATGTGGTCACTCTCGGTCATGAAACGGCTGGGGTGGTAGCGGCCCTTGGTGAGGGCGTGACCTGTTGTAAAGAAGGGGACCGGGTAGTGCTGCGAAGTGGATACCGTTCCGCTGATGGCAAGACCTATGGCTATGGCATCGATTTTGATGGTGGTTGGGCGGAATACATCGTCGCAAAAGCAAGCGTGGCTATTGAGCTGCCGGATTCGGTTCCTTTCGATGTAGCGGCGATCGTCCCCGATGCGATTTCAACCCCTTGGTCCGCCATCGAATACACGGCTCAGGTCAGTGCGGGTAAGGCCGTGGGAGTCTGGGGGGTCGGTGGACTTGGTGCTCACGCAATCAAGCTGCTCATTTCAAAAGGGGCAAAACCTATCCTCGCTATTGATCCGTCCGAAGCCGCGCGCAAGAGGGCTGAAGAATATGGTGTGGATCTTGCGATCGATAGCTCGGTTGAAAATTTCGCAGAGATCGTCTCCGAAGCGACGGGGGGTAATTTCCTAGATTTTGCTTTCGATTTCGCCGGAGTTCCGCCCGTGCGGAAGCAAGCGTTGGAGGTTCTTGGCACCGGTGGTGCGCTAGTCTTGGCAGGTATTTCTGGCAAGGAGGTGGTGATCCCTAATGACTTGGAATTTCAAATGAAAAAGCAGTCAGTGTTGGGTCACTATGGGTCTCAGCCGGGGAGCGTGTCAGACATCATTGAAATGCTTAAAAATGGTGTTGTCAATTTCGATGACTCGGTGACAGAGACGCTGCCATTGACTGAGGCGCAGACAGCTGTGGAGCACCTGGAGAAAAAGGTGGGCAACCCGATCCGAATCGTGCTGCATCCCGAGGATTAG